One stretch of Mangifera indica cultivar Alphonso chromosome 9, CATAS_Mindica_2.1, whole genome shotgun sequence DNA includes these proteins:
- the LOC123226237 gene encoding uncharacterized protein LOC123226237: MTLSLVDFDFPPIFLSDTSPPPGDLPEELQLKNLQIDNKRINSMMAMDESTMVMGRINDATVRKRVRKKDIENGRWANLPTELLEIISKNLNIADYLRFGEVCRSWRSFFSEYKQNFMASQSPLILNISKNAGQSCDFVELDSGIRYKRQQFKFYRTPKFSDSVRICKDRAIFASIGSQDQDQDFASIGSQDQDQDFALVILSDSKASLELYTSREDQWKDYSYTGKHWRILDMIVFDGSIYVVTIDNKIGIFNVRSLVVKFLNLKSAPSLSWRIRLVVSNDQLFVVDFITLCPVKVYRIDFSTMEWVGVKDLGGQALFIDLRGERCFKLMKSGGRSNHVYVLSDYECKIYPFNDAEHTTFLSCKWKFRAKTYCWYFVDTSNSIDNIRDD, translated from the exons ATGACTTTATCATTGGTTGACTTTGacttcccacccatctttttATCCGACACCTCTCCACCTCCTGGTGATCTTCCTGAAGAATTACAACTGAAGAATCTTCAAATTGACAATAAACGAATCAATTCGATGATGGCAATGGACGAATCAACGATGGTAATGGGACGAATCAATGATG CCACTGTGCGGAAAAGAGTCAGGAAGAAAGATATTGAAAATGGTAGATGGGCTAATCTTCCAACAGAACTTCTTGAGATTATTTCCAAAAATCTGAATATAGCAGACTATCTCAGGTTCGGTGAAGTTTGCAGAAGTTGGAGATCATTTTTTTCAGAATACAAGCAAAACTTCATGGCATCACAATCACCGCTTATCCTTAATATCTCAAAAAATGCTGGGCAATCTTGCGATTTCGTCGAATTAGATTCCGGAATCAGATACAAAA GACAACAATTCAAATTCTATCGCACGCCCAAATTTTCTGATAGTGTCCGAATATGTAAAGATCGTGCCATCTTTGCTTCCATCGGGTCTCAAGATCAAGATCAAGATTTTGCTTCCATTGGGTCTCAAGATCAAGATCAAGATTTTGCTTTAGTGATTCTGTCTGATTCGAAGGCAAGCTTAGAATTGTATACATCCAGAGAAGACCAGTGGAAAGATTACTCTTATACAGGCAAGCATTGGCGTATATTGGATATGATTGTCTTTGATGGAAGCATATATGTTGTaacaattgataataaaatcGGGATATTCAATGTGAGATCTTTAGTTGTGAAGTTTCTGAATCTAAAATCTGCTCCTAGTTTGAGCTGGCGAATTAGGTTGGTGGTTTCAAATGATCAGCTTTTCGTAGTAGATTTTATCACCTTGTGCCCAGTTAAAGTTTACAGAATAGATTTTTCAACTATGGAATGGGTTGGGGTTAAAGATTTGGGTGGCCAAGCTTTGTTCATTGATTTACGTGGGGAGAGATGTTTCAAGTTAATGAAGTCTGGAGGACGAAGTAACCATGTTTATGTGCTCTCAGACTATGAATGTAAGATATACCCTTTCAATGATGCTGAACATACAACTTTTCTTAGTTGTAAATGGAAATTTAGAGCCAAAACCTACTGCTGGTATTTTGTAGACACATCAAATAGTATTGACAATATAAGGGATGactga
- the LOC123226141 gene encoding histone H3.2 — MARTKQTARKSTGGKAPRKQLATKAARKSAPATGGVKKPHRFRPGTVALREIRKYQKSTELLIRKLPFQRLVREIAQDFKTDLRFQSSAVAALQEAAEAYLVGLFEDTNLCAIHAKRVTIMPKDIQLARRIRGERA; from the coding sequence ATGGCTCGTACTAAGCAAACAGCAAGGAAGTCTACCGGAGGCAAGGCGCCGCGTAAGCAGCTGGCCACCAAGGCTGCTCGTAAGTCAGCTCCTGCGACCGGAGGAGTGAAGAAACCTCACCGTTTCAGGCCAGGAACAGTTGCCTTGAGAGAGATCAGAAAGTACCAGAAGAGCACTGAGCTTCTGATCCGGAAGCTTCCATTTCAGAGGCTTGTCAGGGAGATCGCTCAGGATTTCAAGACCGATTTGAGATTTCAGAGTAGCGCAGTCGCGGCTCTTCAAGAAGCGGCTGAGGCTTATCTCGTCGGTCTATTTGAGGACACCAATCTCTGTGCGATTCATGCCAAGAGAGTCACTATCATGCCTAAAGATATTCAACTCGCCAGGAGGATTAGAGGTGAGAGAGCTTAG